A portion of the Drosophila innubila isolate TH190305 chromosome 3L unlocalized genomic scaffold, UK_Dinn_1.0 0_D_3L, whole genome shotgun sequence genome contains these proteins:
- the LOC117786835 gene encoding alpha-tocopherol transfer protein-like, with product MKETKVLEDGGVSELPESLLKIAKRELREDKCTRDQSLEQLRNWVLKNEDLQNVRCDDTFLLRFLRAKKFSVPMAEQTMLKYLNIRRTFPHMATKLDFLEPRLSDVIEQGYIFAGPKRDKNGRRVVIINAKGLNPKLHTSCDQAKAHFLTYECLMEDQETQITGLSHVGDFAGVTTSHVTNWNPTEFARVFKWGEQSLPMRHKEIHLINVPSTLKWLIDFVKNRVSSKMKNRIIIYGSEKELMKGVDAECLPQEMGGSMPMRQMIELWKQELAAKRDLVLSLDQSTLLSDRGIQRRSSYNSEKTSTGTNFVSQIESIEGSFRKLEFD from the coding sequence atgaagGAGACTAAGGTACTGGAGGATGGCGGTGTATCTGAGCTGCCGGAATCGCTGCTGAAGATTGCCAAACGGGAGCTGCGCGAGGACAAGTGCACGCGGGATCAGAGCCTAGAACAGTTGCGCAATTGGGTTTTGAAGAACGAGGATCTGCAGAATGTGCGCTGTGATGATACGTTCCTGTTGCGCTTTCTGCGTGCCAAAAAGTTCAGTGTGCCGATGGCGGAACAGACGATGCTCAAGTATCTGAATATAAGACGCACCTTCCCGCACATGGCCACGAAGCTGGACTTTCTGGAGCCGCGTCTGAGCGATGTCATCGAACAGGGATACATATTTGCGGGACCGAAGAGGGATAAGAACGGCAGACGTGTGGTGATCATCAATGCCAAAGGCTTGAATCCAAAGTTGCACACCAGCTGCGATCAGGCGAAAGCTCACTTTCTCACCTACGAGTGCCTGATGGAGGATCAGGAGACACAAATCACAGGTCTCAGTCATGTGGGTGACTTTGCCGGTGTGACCACCTCGCATGTGACCAACTGGAATCCCACAGAGTTCGCACGCGTCTTCAAATGGGGCGAACAATCGCTGCCCATGCGCCACAAGGAGATTCATCTGATCAATGTGCCTTCCACATTGAAATGGCTGATTGACTTTGTCAAGAATCGCGTCAGTTCCAAGATGAAAAACCGCATCATCATCTACGGCAGCGAGAAGGAGCTGATGAAGGGCGTCGATGCCGAGTGTCTGCCCCAAGAGATGGGTGGCTCCATGCCCATGCGTCAGATGATCGAGCTCTGGAAACAGGAGCTGGCTGCCAAACGGGACTTGGTGCTGTCGCTGGATCAGAGTACATTGCTCTCGGATCGTGGTATTCAACGACGTAGTAGCTACAATTCCGAGAAGACCAGCACGGGCACAAATTTCGTCTCACAGATCGAGTCGATCGAGGGCAGTTTTCGGAAACTGGAGTTCGATTAG
- the LOC117786821 gene encoding guanine nucleotide-binding protein G(f) subunit alpha isoform X2, whose amino-acid sequence MKLSSKPSTMSNKQEQLQSHHDHQMIKDLQSNFKDTVVKILLLGTAESGKTTIIKQMRILHINGFTDDERREKIPEIYQNIHDSIIQLVLQMEPLGLRFGSLTTERSANFILSLPAVAPEYFNEEYCDHVMTLWNDVGIRACYDRSNEFPLLDSAKYFLDNFARICEVDYIPSTEDILHSRKVTTGISKITFRVPIPKSLGGGEQEFRMYDVGGQRDERNKWIQVFEGIQAVLFLISCSEFDQNLREDASQNRLQEALNLFRAVWQNRFLASAGLIVFLNKYDIMERKIRAGKHIVDYFPEFEDFSKRPQQQQSCFDECDWTKMFIKQKMVDITQEQFKRNSRNQCDYSISERECYYHFTVATDTRCIRDVFSDVQQMILSENMNMAGSSLF is encoded by the exons ATGAAACTAAG TTCCAAGCCATCAACAATGTCGAACAAGCAGGAGCAGCTGCAGTCCCATCACGATCATCAAATGATCAAGGATCTGCAGTCGAATTTCAAGGATACAGTCGTCAAAATCCTGCTCCTGGGCACTGCCGAATCGGGCAAAACGACAATTATTAAACAGATGCGTATACTACATATCAATGGATTTACCGATGA TGAGCGACGTGAGAAGATACCGGAGATCTATCAGAACATCCATGATTCCATCATTCAGCTGGTGCTCCAGATGGAACCATTGGGATTGCGCTTTGGCAGCCTCACCACTGAGCGCAGTGCCAACTTCATCCTGTCCCTGCCCGCCGTTGCTCCAGAGTACTTTAATGAG GAGTACTGTGATCATGTCATGACACTGTGGAACGATGTAGGCATACGCGCCTGTTATGATCGCTCGAATGAATTTCCACTGCTGGACAGCGCCAAATa TTTTCTCGATAATTTTGCGAGAATATGTGAGGTGGATTATATACCCAGCACTGAAGACATTCTGCACAGCAGAAAGGTAACCACCGGCATCTCGAAAATCACCTTCCGTGTGCCCATACCCAAGAGTCTGGGTGGTGGCGAACAGGAGTTCCGCATGTACGATGTGGGCGGTCAGAGGGATGAGCGCAACAAGTGGATCCAGGTCTTTGAGGGCATTCAGGCGGTGCTGTTTCTCATTTCATGCAGCGAATTCGATCAGAATCTACGCGAAGATGCCAGTCAGAATAGATTACAGGAGGCCCTCAATCTATTCCGCGCCGTTTGGCAGAATCGCTTCCTTGCCTCCGCCGGACTAATTGTATTCCTCAACAAGTATGATATTATGGAGCGTAAAATACGCGCCGGCAAGCATATTGTCGACTATTTTCCGGAGTTCGAGGACTTCAGCAAGcggccacagcagcaacaaagctGTTTCGATGAGTGCGATTGGACCAAGATGTTTATCAAGCAGAAAATGGTTGATATTACCCAGGAGCAATTCAAACGCAATTCCCGCAATCAATGCGACTATAGCATCTCGGAAAGAGAATGTTATTATCATTTTACCGTCGCCACCGACACGAGATGCATTCGCGATGTTTTTAGCGATGTTCAACAAATGATTTTATCCGAAAACATGAATATGGCTGGCTCATCACTCTTCTAG
- the LOC117786844 gene encoding peptidoglycan-recognition protein LD isoform X1, translating to MEINRSVAHVTDGGDHDDSLTSSTVSFNSTEICIESNERTPLLSRSDSSQETPTSTAPCFYTKECLNWRTIGLLVMFTIGLAVATYLLWRETIDFGEIGYRLSLTQHDIWSAVQLEDQTLLEAGKVVNVYVTHTASEECTENCAQLLNILQSGHLGELPYNFLMAGDCEAYEARGWRYVSNYGRVPQKSSLVLAFVGDFSVRLPSDCQLETAEALLRESLRRKKLQPGYQLYALSNVSRGELDADALQHQLRQWPLYAGQQKVK from the exons ATGGAAATCAATCGAAGTGTGG CGCATGTGACAGATGGAGGAGATCACGACGACAGTTTGACATCTTCAACTGTCAGCTTTAACAGCACGGAGATTTGCATTGAATCTAATGAGCGTACTCCATTATTGTCGAGATCCGACTCTTCTCAAGAGACTCCGACTTCTACTGCTCCATGTTTCTACACAAAAGAATGCCTTAATTGGCGTACTATTGGACTACTCGTGATGTTTACTATCGGCCTGGCTGTGGCCACATATTTGCTCTGGAGAGAAA CAATAGATTTTGGGGAAATTGGATATAGATTAAGTCTAACACAGCATGATATATGGAGTGCGGTCCAATTAGAAGACCAGACATTGTTGGAGGCTGGAAAAGTGGTGAATGTGTACGTAACACACACTGCCAGCGAGGAATGCACTGAGAACTGTGCACAGTTGTTGAACATTTTGCAG agCGGGCATTTGGGGGAGCTTCCGTATAATTTTCTGATGGCAGGCGACTGTGAAGCATACGAGGCGAGGGGTTGGAGATATGTGAGCAACTATGGAAGAGTGCCTCAGAAAAGTTCCCTGGTTTTGGCCTTTGTGGGGGACTTTAGTGTGAGATTGCCGAGCGATTGTCAGCTGGAAACGGCTGAGGCATTGCTGCGGGAATCGCTGAGAAGAAAGAAACTGCAGCCTGGTTATCAGTTGTATGCGTTGAGTAATGTCAGTCGAGGCGAACTCGATGCGGATGCACTGCAGCATCAGTTGAGACAATGGCCGCTCTATGCTGGCCAGCAAAAAGTCAAGTGA
- the LOC117786821 gene encoding guanine nucleotide-binding protein G(f) subunit alpha isoform X1, which produces MKLRLLRCLRSSKPSTMSNKQEQLQSHHDHQMIKDLQSNFKDTVVKILLLGTAESGKTTIIKQMRILHINGFTDDERREKIPEIYQNIHDSIIQLVLQMEPLGLRFGSLTTERSANFILSLPAVAPEYFNEEYCDHVMTLWNDVGIRACYDRSNEFPLLDSAKYFLDNFARICEVDYIPSTEDILHSRKVTTGISKITFRVPIPKSLGGGEQEFRMYDVGGQRDERNKWIQVFEGIQAVLFLISCSEFDQNLREDASQNRLQEALNLFRAVWQNRFLASAGLIVFLNKYDIMERKIRAGKHIVDYFPEFEDFSKRPQQQQSCFDECDWTKMFIKQKMVDITQEQFKRNSRNQCDYSISERECYYHFTVATDTRCIRDVFSDVQQMILSENMNMAGSSLF; this is translated from the exons ATGAAACTAAG ACTTTTACGCTGTTTGCGCAGTTCCAAGCCATCAACAATGTCGAACAAGCAGGAGCAGCTGCAGTCCCATCACGATCATCAAATGATCAAGGATCTGCAGTCGAATTTCAAGGATACAGTCGTCAAAATCCTGCTCCTGGGCACTGCCGAATCGGGCAAAACGACAATTATTAAACAGATGCGTATACTACATATCAATGGATTTACCGATGA TGAGCGACGTGAGAAGATACCGGAGATCTATCAGAACATCCATGATTCCATCATTCAGCTGGTGCTCCAGATGGAACCATTGGGATTGCGCTTTGGCAGCCTCACCACTGAGCGCAGTGCCAACTTCATCCTGTCCCTGCCCGCCGTTGCTCCAGAGTACTTTAATGAG GAGTACTGTGATCATGTCATGACACTGTGGAACGATGTAGGCATACGCGCCTGTTATGATCGCTCGAATGAATTTCCACTGCTGGACAGCGCCAAATa TTTTCTCGATAATTTTGCGAGAATATGTGAGGTGGATTATATACCCAGCACTGAAGACATTCTGCACAGCAGAAAGGTAACCACCGGCATCTCGAAAATCACCTTCCGTGTGCCCATACCCAAGAGTCTGGGTGGTGGCGAACAGGAGTTCCGCATGTACGATGTGGGCGGTCAGAGGGATGAGCGCAACAAGTGGATCCAGGTCTTTGAGGGCATTCAGGCGGTGCTGTTTCTCATTTCATGCAGCGAATTCGATCAGAATCTACGCGAAGATGCCAGTCAGAATAGATTACAGGAGGCCCTCAATCTATTCCGCGCCGTTTGGCAGAATCGCTTCCTTGCCTCCGCCGGACTAATTGTATTCCTCAACAAGTATGATATTATGGAGCGTAAAATACGCGCCGGCAAGCATATTGTCGACTATTTTCCGGAGTTCGAGGACTTCAGCAAGcggccacagcagcaacaaagctGTTTCGATGAGTGCGATTGGACCAAGATGTTTATCAAGCAGAAAATGGTTGATATTACCCAGGAGCAATTCAAACGCAATTCCCGCAATCAATGCGACTATAGCATCTCGGAAAGAGAATGTTATTATCATTTTACCGTCGCCACCGACACGAGATGCATTCGCGATGTTTTTAGCGATGTTCAACAAATGATTTTATCCGAAAACATGAATATGGCTGGCTCATCACTCTTCTAG
- the LOC117786866 gene encoding coatomer subunit zeta-1: MDGFMMDIIKGMCIMDNDGNRILAKYYDKNILSTLKEQKAFEKNLFNKTHRSNTEIIMLDGLTCVYKSNVDLFFYVMGNAYENELILLSVLNCLYDSISLILKKNVEKRLVLENLEIIMLAFDEICDGGIILDADPSSVVKRVDLRNEDIPIAEQTVAQVLQSAREQLKWSLLK; encoded by the exons ATGGACGGATTTATGATG GACATTATCAAGGGCATGTGTATCATGGACAATGACGGCAACCGGATTCTGGCCAAGTACTACGACAAAAACATACTATCCACGTTGAAGGAGCAGAAGGCCTTTGAAAAGAATCTGTTTAACAAGACGCACCGCTCCAACACTGAAATCATCATGCTCGATGGTCTGACGTGTGTTTACAAAAGCAACGTGGACTTATTTTTCTACGTTATGGGCAATGCTTACGAGAACGAGCTGATACTGTTGTCAGTGCTAAACTGTCTCTACGACTCCATTAGCCTCATCTTGAAGAAGAATGTGGAGAAACGTCTGGTGCTGGAGAACCTAGAGATTATCATGTTGGCCTTTGATGAAATCTGTGATGGCGG CATCATTTTGGACGCTGATCCGTCATCTGTGGTGAAACGTGTCGATCTGCGCAACGAGGATATACCCATTGCCGAACAGACCGTTGCTCAG GTACTTCAATCGGCGCGCGAGCAGCTCAAATGGTCTTTATTGAAATGA
- the LOC117786867 gene encoding transmembrane protein 11 homolog, mitochondrial encodes MISRSVDSTGKQPTFRVIREVYDSSNAHERFEAELDKALEEKVDFIIIEPPRLGDETGRWIWVGNCLHKTAVATGVVSLISSLLWYDRPVIAAPACAMSLFCTGLYTVSWNYDPCCQYQVEENNEVALNKLPLTEVSSPVILGYAPNNKTKYLHRGVTFLSAALCAWQIWRSYK; translated from the exons ATGATTAGCAGAAGCGTAGACAG TACAGGCAAACAGCCAACATTTCGTGTCATACGTGAAGTGTATGATAGCTCAAATGCACACGAGCGCTTTGAAGCAGAGCTGGACAAAGCGCTCGAGGAAAAGGTAgactttattataattgagCCTCCACGCTTAGGCGATGAAACCG GTCGCTGGATTTGGGTGGGTAATTGTCTACATAAAACTGCGGTGGCCACTGGCGTTGTGTCACTGATATCTAGTTTGCTATGGTATGATCGTCCAGTTATTGCGGCTCCCGCCTGTGCCATGTCACTCTTCTGCACGGGATTATACACTGTTTCATGGAACTACGATCCCTGCTGCCAGTATCAG GTGGAGGAAAACAATGAGGTTGCATTGAACAAGTTGCCGCTGACAGAAGTCTCTTCGCCTGTGATCCTGGGCTATGCGCCCAATAACAAAACCAAATACTTGCATCGTGGCGTCACCTTTCTGTCGGCTGCTCTGTGTGCCTGGCAAATTTGGCGGTCATATAAGTAG
- the LOC117786808 gene encoding membrane-associated tyrosine- and threonine-specific cdc2-inhibitory kinase, with the protein MEKHQLPLPEMNDDKHRHKQFNGHLDSNRFRPPKYKTRYITVENNNFNRSQSVGSFSANSSQIAHAISFRSGSECPDAGTLPVSPNVTAASTSCNESHFEQCFERLAKLGEGSFGEVFQVRDRADSRLYAVKISKQLFRGEQYRAERLEEVRRYEEFSGHENCIRFIRAWEQYDRLFMQMELCRESLEQYLYRCRQIPEERIWHILLDLLRGLKSLHDRNLIHLDIKLDNVLIDDDDTCKLADFGLVIDVDKANNHQATEGDSRYMAPEILQGQFSKAADIFSLGIAMLELACYMELPSNGPLWHELRQSKLPEEFINTISVELQQVIKCMMSPDPRLRPTADQLLSHPKLLRMQKDEKSMVTLKLLSKCFRRSRRAIWMKVCNLRTAAYRSLFYILEILHLYKPLRASHSSENGNAPTVPSSPSTSALGVPRVEFQLVGSTPIGNRNCYVSDFDFLSAMDNLELSQQGTPTACGRENVVNSTPLNHNHNKSTRQRGSCSARKEQADSSNYLPIDASNSRANVSTSKVLDTSSFRRKKLFLLDSDEE; encoded by the exons ATGGAAAAACACCAACTGCCGCTGCCAGAAATGAATGATGATAAGCACCGGCACAAACAG TTCAATGGACACTTGGACAGCAACCGATTTCGACCGCCCAAATACAAGACGCGGTACATTACCGTTGAGAATAACAACTTCAATCGCAGCCAGTCAGTTGGCTCCTTCAGTGCAAACAGTTCCCAAATTGCGCACGCAATTTCCTTTCGCAGTGGATCCGAGTGCCCGGATGCCGGCACGTTGCCCGTATCACCAAACGTGACCGCAGCTTCCACGTCCTGCAATGAAAGTCATTTTGAGCAGTGTTTTGAGCGTTTGGCAAAGCTGGGCGAAGGCTCCTTTGGTGAGGTATTCCAGGTGCGAGATCGTGCCGACAGCCGGCTGTATGCGGTGAAAATCTCCAAGCAATTGTTTCGTGGGGAACAATATCGAGCCGAGCGATTAGAGGAAGTGCGTCGCTATGAGGAGTTCTCCGGACACGAAAACTGCATTCGCTTCATACGTGCCTGGGAGCAGTACGATCGCCTGTTCATGCAGATGGAGCTGTGCCGCGAGAGCCTTGAGCAGTATTTATACCGATGCCGGCAAATTCCCGAGGAGCGCATTTGGCACATTTTGTTGGATTTGCTGCGTGGCCTTAAGTCACTGCACGATCGTAATCTCATTCATTTGGATATTAAGCTGGATAATGTACTAATTGATGACGACGATACGTGCAAGCTGGCTGACTTTGGTTTGGTCATTGATGTGGACAAGGCAAACAATCATCAGGCAACGGAGGGCGATTCACGTTACATGGCTCCCGAGATACTGCAGGGACAATTTTCAAAGGCTGCCGATATATTCAGTTTGGGCATTGCAATGCTGGAGCTCGCCTGCTACATGGAGCTGCCCTCGAATGGACCTCTCTGGCATGAGCTGCGACAAAGCAAATTGCCCGAAGAGTTTATTAATA cTATCTCTGTGGAGCTGCAGCAGGTCATCAAGTGCATGATGTCACCAGATCCACGACTAAGACCAACGGCGGACCAGCTCCTATCGCATCCAAAACTTTTAAGAATgcaaaaagatgaaaaatcCATGGTAACATTAAAGCTGCTG TCAAAGTGCTTCCGAAGATCACGCCGTGCTATCTGGATGAAAGTGTGCAATCTCAGAACGGCTGCATACCGTTCTTTGTTCTACATATTGGAAATCTTGCATTTGTATAAGCCTCTGCGGGCATCGCATTCCTCTGAGAATGGAAATGCTCCAACAGTACCGTCATCTCCATCAACATCCGCTCTTGGTGTGCCTCGAGTGGAATTCCAATTGGTGGGATCAACGCCAATTGGTAATCGAAATTGTTATGTCtctgattttgatttcttgTCCGCTATGGATAACTTGGAGCTGTCACAGCAGGGCACACCAACGGCCTGTGGCCGAGAGAATGTGGTCAACTCGACTCCACTAAATCATAATCACAATAAGTCAACTCGTCAAAGGGG TTCGTGCTCGGCACGCAAGGAACAAGCTGATAGTAGCAACTATTTGCCCATAGACGCCAGTAATTCGCGTGCCAATGTTTCCACATCCAAAGTATTGGATACGTCTTCGTTTCGacgtaaaaaattatttcttttggaCAGTGATGAAGAGTGA
- the LOC117786793 gene encoding coiled-coil domain-containing protein 13, with product MDILPEVGTVNEVKELKELKEVKEINEVKETKQEGDQKDDSDVVKMVKEPRKMPRRKREQDKQEIHVVVGTTAGRPKPPKADTKKLRKKLLEFEQENQSLAKAITDKNQEISALKRSVDSLNEVLNSVPIDELRCNSSIAGSKILELSKKNRQMRAELEQLKNRVCKKDMHIEKLEKELKTNEEKLAVNGELLKKGNATDELHAKINSMQQKIFETRNKNTELQNQLKLAQKCLQHEIGENVNINLLANNLNQATWRGRAQQIISLQQKVQELKARLESFENGAERVDYMPITLGSDMDLASNSGTKMTPRSVKQSINSPGRGSTTASLGGGDAGVASFDRFTPGVRKSEILHRAKVEGLEKQIAALQAQLEEQGKRLLALKVRNKTLNDEMTKYKARATELEEQSDGSGLNASTLSEKLKTQRGQYESRLEDMRNDVIRISEERDIAKRQMEELSGMNLELETELKQKEHCITGLQEMIKKLETDLRAVTGGFLFSCREFRKEEFVGILDALEVEKNQMMLMNKTLDERLEAERVKNDAANDQIAKQKTRIARLEVKVRDLEKDLDVQTDRKKRSQRINDYANALGRTPLTGSISSFSFDNQSQYTSATSLNSLTATGEPKIEDMKNQLELANEKITMLTEKLDYLSAEKRADAKFFEETMFNSKNIILDTILGSRIGSDPKVDILPEVTTSDSV from the exons ATGGATATTTTGCCAGAGGTCGGGACTGTCAAtgaggtcaaagagttgaaaGAGTTGAAGGAAgttaaagaaattaatgaaGTTAAAGAGACAAAACAGGAAGGAGACCAAAAAGATGATAGTGATGTGGTCAAAATGGTTAAGGAGCCTCGAAAAATGCCGCGTCGCAAGCGTGAGCAGGACAAACAGGAGatacatgttgttgttggaacaACAGCTGGAAGGCCAAAGCCGCCAAAAGCGGATACTAAAAAACTACGCAAGAAACTCCTTGAATTTGAACAGGAAAACCAAAGTCTTGCCAAGGCGATTACTGACAAAAACCAGGAAATTTCTGCTTTAAAGCGATCTGTGGACTCGCTGAATGAAGTCCTGAACTCGGTGCCCATAGATGAGCTGCGTTGTAACTCATCCATTGCGGGCTCAAAGATTCTGGAACTGAGCAAAAAGAATCGCCAGATGCGTGCTGAACTGGAGCAGTTAAAGAATCGTGTCTGCAAGAAGGACATGCACATTGAAAAGCTGGAAAAGGAGCTAAAGACCAATGAAGAAAAGCTTGCGGTGAACGGAGAGCTGCTTAAGAAAGGAAATGCGACCGATGAGCTGCATGCCAAGATCAACAGTATGCAGCAGAAGATCTTTGAGACCCGCAACAAGAATACGGAACTGCAGAATCAGCTGAAGTTGGCCCAAAAGTGTTTGCAGCACGAGATCGGCGAGAATGTCAACATCAACCTATTGGCCAACAATTTGAATCAAGCCACTTGGCGCGGACGTGCCCAACAGATTATATCATTGCAGCAGAAGGTACAAGAACTCAAAGCACGTCTCGAGTCCTTTGAGAATGGAGCCGAGCGCGTCGATTACATGCCAATTACACTAGGCTCCGATATGGACCTGGCCAGTAATAGTGGCACTAAGATGACGCCTCGTAGCGTCAAGCAATCTATAAATTCTCCGGGCAGAGGCAGCACTACGGCCAGCTTGGGTGGCGGAGATGCTGGGGTCGCCTCCTTTGACCGTTTTACGCCGGGTGTCCGCAAGAGCGAGATTCTACACCGAGCGAAAGTCGAGGGACTTGAGAAACAAATTGCCGCTCTGCAGGCACAGTTGGAGGAGCAAGGCAAACGCCTCCTGGCTCTCAAGGTGCGCAACAAGACGCTCAACGATGAGATGACCAAGTACAAGGCACGAGCCACCGAGTTGGAGGAACAATCCGACGGCAGTGGCTTGAACGCCTCTACATTGAgcgaaaaactgaaaactcaGCGGGGTCAATACGAGTCTCGTCTGGAGGATATGCGAAATGATGTGATACGCATTTCCGAAGAACGTGACATTGCCAAACGACAGATGGAAGAGCTGAGTGGCATGAATCTGGAGCTGGAAACAGAGCTTAAGCAGAAGGAGCACTGCATCACGGGCCTCCAGGAGATGATCAAGAAACTGGAAACCGATTTGCGTGCGGTAACTGGAGGATTTCTGTTCTCCTGCCGCGAGTTTCGTAAG GAAGAATTTGTGGGTATTCTGGATGCCCTCGAAGTGGAAAAGAATCAAATGATGCTAATGAATAAGACTTTGGATGAACGCCTGGAAGCTGAGCGTGTTAAGAACGACGCGGCCAATGACCAAATAGCCAAGCAGAAGACACGCATCGCTCGCTTGGAGGTCAAGGTACGTGACCTGGAGAAGGACCTCGATGTGCAAACAGACCGCAAGAAGCGTTCCCAGCGCATTAACGACTATGCCAACGCCTTGGGTCGCACTCCGCTGACGGGTTCCATTAGTTCCTTTAGTTTTGACAATCAGTCGCAATATACATCGGCCACTTCTCTGAATTCCCTGACAGCAACAGGGGAGCCAAAGATTGAAGATATGAAGAATCA ATTGGAGCTGGCCAACGAGAAGATAACCATGTTGACTGAGAAATTAGATTATTTATCGGCCGAGAAGCGTGCCGATGCCAAGTTCTTTGAGGAGACCATGTTCAACTCCAAGAACATAATATTGGACACCATTCTAGGCTCCCGCATTGGCTCCGATCCGAAAGTGGACATTTTGCCCGAGGTAACAACTAGCGACAGTGTCTaa
- the LOC117786844 gene encoding peptidoglycan-recognition protein LD isoform X2 produces MEINRSVAHVTDGGDHDDSLTSSTVSFNSTEICIESNERTPLLSRSDSSQETPTSTAPCFYTKECLNWRTIGLLVMFTIGLAVATYLLWRENFGEIGYRLSLTQHDIWSAVQLEDQTLLEAGKVVNVYVTHTASEECTENCAQLLNILQSGHLGELPYNFLMAGDCEAYEARGWRYVSNYGRVPQKSSLVLAFVGDFSVRLPSDCQLETAEALLRESLRRKKLQPGYQLYALSNVSRGELDADALQHQLRQWPLYAGQQKVK; encoded by the exons ATGGAAATCAATCGAAGTGTGG CGCATGTGACAGATGGAGGAGATCACGACGACAGTTTGACATCTTCAACTGTCAGCTTTAACAGCACGGAGATTTGCATTGAATCTAATGAGCGTACTCCATTATTGTCGAGATCCGACTCTTCTCAAGAGACTCCGACTTCTACTGCTCCATGTTTCTACACAAAAGAATGCCTTAATTGGCGTACTATTGGACTACTCGTGATGTTTACTATCGGCCTGGCTGTGGCCACATATTTGCTCTGGAGAGAAA ATTTTGGGGAAATTGGATATAGATTAAGTCTAACACAGCATGATATATGGAGTGCGGTCCAATTAGAAGACCAGACATTGTTGGAGGCTGGAAAAGTGGTGAATGTGTACGTAACACACACTGCCAGCGAGGAATGCACTGAGAACTGTGCACAGTTGTTGAACATTTTGCAG agCGGGCATTTGGGGGAGCTTCCGTATAATTTTCTGATGGCAGGCGACTGTGAAGCATACGAGGCGAGGGGTTGGAGATATGTGAGCAACTATGGAAGAGTGCCTCAGAAAAGTTCCCTGGTTTTGGCCTTTGTGGGGGACTTTAGTGTGAGATTGCCGAGCGATTGTCAGCTGGAAACGGCTGAGGCATTGCTGCGGGAATCGCTGAGAAGAAAGAAACTGCAGCCTGGTTATCAGTTGTATGCGTTGAGTAATGTCAGTCGAGGCGAACTCGATGCGGATGCACTGCAGCATCAGTTGAGACAATGGCCGCTCTATGCTGGCCAGCAAAAAGTCAAGTGA